The Myripristis murdjan chromosome 6, fMyrMur1.1, whole genome shotgun sequence sequence TAGGATGCTTTGTTCATTTACGAGcccagacctgtgtgtgtgtgtgtaatgtgaggATTTATgatgttaaaaatgtgaaagtCACGCAGCCACGACTTCAGCGTGACTTTGCTCTAGTTGCTTTAGATTCTTCACGCGTGTTAGTTCTGGTTTCTAGATGCTTTCACACGCTGGACCCTTTTCAACACATTTGTCTCACTTATGTGTCGCAGCGTCCCTCAGCACCGCTCCACAGCTTCTGCTCAGCCGAGGAGCTGCTTCTGCTCTCTACTGCTCgcttctattctgttctactcAATTCTACTCTATCccattctcttctctttctctttctctttctattcTGGTCTTTTGCACTCTGTTCGTTTCTATCATGACTCAGCCGCTCGATGTCATCGTTATGCCATCACTGGATAAATGTGCGATTTAGTTCCAGACAAAGCAACACCAGTGAATTAACAAAAGTCTGTACAGTACATGATGTGCATGACGAGTGAATAGTCTGTGaacgtgcgtgtgcatgtgtgtgtgtgtgtgtgtgtgtgtgtgtctttatgtggcAAGATAATGCTAAGCAGCACTGAGGAAGAGATGTCCCTCAGAGAGCTCAGCTTAGTAAGGTGACTCATAAActcatgcgtgcacacacacacacacacacatgcaggctaCTCTCCATttgcccccccccacacacacactctctctctctctctctgtgtgtctcagtccCTCAGATATTTACGTCATGTACAGTGCAAACAGATGAACTGTTAATTCACTGTGGTTCCTTGGTTGGTCTCCTCGGTGTGTTTCCCCTGCACGGCGCGCCGCCTGGGGCTCTGAATTTAACTTATATATAGCTGCGCTCTGTTTGAGGacattgtgtgtctgtttgatgaTAGTCATATGATGCAGGAGGGAGACAGGAGAGTCCACGGGGCCCCTTGCTTTCGACAAAGACAAACACCGCTGGCAGTTACATTATCTGCccatctatatgtgtgtgtgtgtgtgtgtgtgtagacttaCGTTCTTTTGATTGACTGTGGAGTTGAGGTCAGGTTAACGGACTAGCGAATGATTTTAAGGCAGCAGCAtgtagatagatactttattcattcatcttccagcagtatccacaaattcaaaatacaaaataaaagacataagaaaaaaagacactttaaaAGGCCAGCAGTACGTACTACTTACTGCACCATCTCACCACCTCCACCATAGTGCTGCATGGTGGCTTGCTGGTTTGTGGTCATAAAATACGAGTGCAGATCTTGTCCTAGAAAAAAATTATCCTCTTCGTCGCCGTGCTCACCACTGAATCCGAGCCAGTGTGTTATGGATTCAGTGTGAAACTTGGCTTGCTAGCGTGAAGTTTAGCAGAGTATGCGAGCGTGTGTGCTGCCGCGAAGTGAGAAAATGGACAAAGTTGGAGTTTGGAAAGAGATGATTATGGAAACGTTCTGATTAAAGAGGAACATAACCTTCATTGATGGAGTGTGTTACGTACAGCAGGATCGTCTGTGTGTGATAGATGACATGAGCTGTTGTAATTCATTTTCCTCACTGGAGTATAAATAGTCATAGTGAAGCTTTGTCTTGCCATCTTGCCCACAAGTGTGTGTTATACCATAAAGGGAAAAATCCATCCCAAACTTACAAATATTTTGATAGTTTTATCAGCGTatggttttctttctttaatgtGCTCTCTTTTACACATCAATGCTaaatgtctgattaaaagagactaataaCAAAATCTGACATTCTGAAGGTCcgcaatcatacagggagaaatccatcacagaagaggcagagatactaatttctccactgacagtagCCTCAATAGACCTGAATGCAAGATACAGTAgctaaatgtaaaaaaaataatgtagtgTGATAAAATGTGTTGCATTCTGAGTCAGGGGCGTGACTGGAGAAgctttctcttttgcttttaGTTCACTAACACTGCTGCTGGTGCAGGAGATCACGCTCGCTCTCTAATGGGGCCAGAGGACttttgggaaatgtaggaaaacaTTAAATGATGCAGGACTAGAGGAGGCAGGTTGAGGTGAATTACAATCACAAAATATCTGAGAAACACGGGACATCCCAGATTGATTTCATGTGATACCTTTAAAATCAGCTCTAAGTGTGGCTTTCCCAGTGGGTAAAGTCTGAGGTCTAACTGGGCCGTTACACAGACGtgctcaaacaaaaaaaaaaaaaacgccaaaaGTTTCATAATGATTTGGTTTGCTGCCAGAGAGTATCCAGCATCTCTGTGTGTGGACAGTAAGGGCACAGCTCCCCTAAGAGACCCCGTACGCCCCGTTTTACATCAGTGAATAGCTGAAAGGTTTTCCGGACTAAAATCCTTTGTCTGTGGTTTCACATCAGCCAGGAAGCTGCTGGACACCTTTTATTAGGAACCACTTTTCCAAAGCTTTCCAGGCCCACAACCAGCACAAgaatacacacaacacaagaGAGTGTTTGTCGGCAAATATAATACATTATGTGTTCTGGCCACAAAAAACAACTACACATGTGTTCCTATGGAGGGAAACAGGAGCCACTGATAATGAGCATGTGCTGGGATATACGCAAATTGTTTTTGGTTCCATCTTTGGGCTGATTTTTCcgagagatcacctgtcaatcaaacggggtGTCCAGCACtgcaacatattttttccttggattttctgtcggtgaagtttcagtttcttttctttggttgTACTACGACTCAGTTCCTATTTATCCCAAACAAACTTGTGTTGCCATGGCCAGAAACGTAAAacagcatcacttcctgtgtgccagagGGTTTTCCAGGAAGGACCCACAGTGctaaacagcaaatgtaaaacaaaacaaaacaaaacaaaactgtggcTATAGCTTCACTGTTACCACATATCAACTGACTAAACACAGAACAGCAAAactgatatttatttacatgaaaattatGCAGATTATCATCCTACTTCAAAGCCCAAATTGAAAATACATTAATGCAAGTAAGAGTAGAGTTCTGCAGTACAAGGCCTtatgtgagtctgtgtgtgtgtgtgtgtgtgtgtgtgtgtgtgtgtgtgtgtgctcatgcatgtttgaagtgcatgtttgtgttgtcagCAGGCCACTAATGCGTGGTGAGATTGTGCGATATTCCCCTGTGAGCTGAGAAAAGAACACTCCCAGTACTCAGTGGCTGCTCCTCACAGTTGCATAACACTTTtctatatggacaaaaaaaaaaaaaaagggtgggggtgggggggcgtgACCATGAGCGTGCACGTGGATGTACATGGGCAAGAAGAAGACCGAGGGCTGTTGTTCGGACTGTCATGAGTGTTAATGCGGGACAATGTGGCCGCGTCTTTAGCACATtgtagtaacacacacacacacacacacacacacacacacacacacacacacacacaaatgcctgTTTATCATTTCCCTTCAGCCTTGCAGGAAacttgtgcatattttagtaagagatatactgtttttttttttactgtttgaaCTGGTTTCTGCAGGGATGAAAGTTAATCCTCATAAAGGCAAAACGCTACGAAAATGAGATCCAAGTGGAAAATaaccagaattatcctttaactGTCTGATGAAATCAAAGTGATTAACCAGAGTAGCATTTAGGCCTATAATCTGGATACACttctactgattttttttttttttttgaacagaaACTGGGCTGTCTCTCTATTCATGATgtgtgagagaaacagaagaaaagagagagagaaaggagaagagaagagattcTTCTCAGAACAGAGCGACACCACAACAAGCCCTCTGTTTGAAATGGCCTTCAGCTCccacctccctctgtgtgtgtgtgtgtgtgtgtgtgtgtgtgtgtgtgtgtgtgtgtgtgagcctgtgaaCTGGCCACAGTGTTCTTGGTTCAGGGTGTTCTGAGTTCGCGTGGACCTCCTCTTACGCTGTCTgtctgaagaaaagaaaagaggagggaggagaggaaggaaagggaggagaagggaaaggaACACAGTGTCAGTGCCGTCTGTCTGTACCAGgaagcctgtctgtgtgtgtgtgtgagagagtgtgtgtgagagagtgtgtgtgtgtgtgtgtcagaggtcaGCCGCCCAGCTGTCTGCGACGCAGGTCTTGTTCTTTCGACACATGAGCCGGACATGAACTTGTTAGTCATCCGTTTGCCTTTTGCATTGTGGTACCAAAGTGGAAGCTTAAATCAAAATTTTCACCTCATCCAACCTCACATTGTGGCCCATCAGGGCCGCCTCCGCCTCTCGGGACAGTGTTCTGTAACCGACTCTGACCTCCGACCTCTGTTCTGCTGTTTCTCcgcagggatcaataaaatatcctGTTATATTTTCAATCTTTCACGAACCACGAGACTCCCAGTATTCCATAAAAGAGGGCTAGCAGAGGGACTGTAGACTATTTTAAAGCTTGAGGCAATTTGCTATATAAGGCtaatatttgtgtctgtgtgtgtgtgtgtgtgtgttccagataTCTGGTCTCTTGGGGTGATCTTGTACATGCTGGTGTGCGGAGTCCCTCCCTTCCAGGAAAGCAACGACAGCGAGACTCTCGTCATGATTCTGGACTGCCGCTACTCCATCCCTGAACACGTTTCAGATGAGTGCAAAGAGtgagtgcatacacacacacacacacacacacacacccctgtaaaatgaaaaacaaatccagaTTGGTTGCTGTGGGCTGTTGACAGAGCCGCAGATGAAAAGTGGAACCAATAAAATAGTAGAAACCTGTGTTTATGCCATTTCTTGGTTTGAAACTGAATGCAAACTTGTATTCAGCATTCTGCAGCTCTTTTTGTTCAACAGTGGCATCTACAGGTTAGAAGTTGGAAGACCTGTTTTAAATGTCCTGGCCCTTGAGTATTTTTAGGatagaatgatttttttttttggtcagttatAGCGCATTAATGCCTTTGAATACGTTATATTTCAGACTATCTTTGGGCTCAAACACAAGTCAGAACATCTGACTCCTCACATGACTTGGCCCTGGGTCACTTTGATTTCAGGGAAGGAACAGAATAGAGCAGAACATCCTTCTGGGAATAAGCAACCACAACAAGTTACTAAAACACTTTTTCATGATTTATGGAGATGGCCAGTATCAGAGCCGAATGAGGTCAAAATCCTTTGTCCCTAAAATCTGAGCAAAGTTGTGGATTTCTTCTCTTATgcctttttatctctctctgtctttgtctctgtctcttttaatTCAGTCACTTTGCTGCCAGTGTTGCTAGAATAGcatgcaaaatgtaaacaaactgtAATTTATAATCTTGAgtatctattaaaaaaaaacttcttgtCGTTCCCTGTCAGTCTGATCTTCAGGATGCTCCAGAGGGATCCATCCCGCCGTGCGTCACTTGAGGAGATCGAGGCTCATCCCTGGCTACAGGGTTTGGATGATGCCTTGCTCAGCCCAGAGGACCCTCCCTCCTGGCTCTCAGGCGCCCTGTCTCCCAGCTCACCCCGTCCAGGAGTGCCCGAGTGCGGGGACCTGCTCGCAGCGAGGCCCCCGTCTCAGCAGGCCTTCCCTGGGCCTTGGCAACCTGGACTGAGCCTCAGCCTTCGGCCCCCTCCCCCTGAGGAGCCGCCCATCACCAAGACGCTGGCCGCACTGCAGCAGAtatgtgaggaggaagaggaagaagaggaggaggaggaggacgagggttTGGCATCAAGGCCTTTGCTCATAGCAGAGGAAGAAGCCACTGAAGAGGGTCAGGCAGAAAGATCAGTGGAGGGGGCGGAGCAgaaagatgagaagagggagcagagagagattgtaaaagacagaaaagagatgGACCTTGAGGCTGAGATAGACGGGGATGTGGGTTCAGACGATGGAAATGATCCCACCAGTCAGACGCCTGAAGTCCCGCGTCTGTCTCCTCCTGGTTTCATGGGAGTGCAGTGCTGTCAGGGGCAGCCAGACCCCACAAGCGCCGAGGAAACGAAGGATGACGAGACAGAacccaacaacaacaccaacaaaccCGAGTCCGACTGCCACCTCTCCCCCATCTCCTCCCTGCCCACGCCCTCGGCCGGCCTGAACGGGATGGAGGCACAAAGAACAGGCGGAGGAGGACAGGACgaaagaagggaggaagggTCCCACATTGCACTCGGAGGGTCTCGGGAGGCGGGGCCAGAGGCTGCTTCCAGGGCGGAGCCGGGGAAAGGGCGAAGCGTGAAGCTAAGAGAGAGGCTGTTTCAGTTTCCTCTGTGTGAGAAAGCCCTGGCCTTCAACATCCCGACGCACAACAAGACCAAGATCCTGCCCCTGGCTCAGTACAACTGCTGCCATGTGCTATAGGTCCAACACGCCGGGGCGCCCGCCTGCCTGCGTGGGGCTGCTGCACTCCGCTCCCGCCTCCTGTACATACCCAGCAGTGGCACACAGGCTGTTTAGCAGTCAGAGTGACGCCAGCTCCAGAGCACAAACAGCTGAGagccagactgagacaaagCATGTGAAGCGGCAAACTGCTGAGCGTTTCTGCTACACACACCTCGAGGCAGGAGAGCAAAGCCCCTCAGCATGCAAATAGAAAGTGTGCAGGATGGGACGTCTaacgcatcacacacacacacacacacacacacacgcacacagcactagcagcagcacagagaccaAGCAGAAAGGCACGCAGAGAAAAGCACACGTCGCAACCAtttcctttttgtgtgttttcatgtgtcgGTGTAACAGCACAGTAGTCCATTCTCGAAGAACCTCGTCCATCTGCTGCTGCGGACAGAACAGGGGCTAGCGTGGAAACTCTCCTGTGTGCAGCCAGAGGGAACCAGAATGGACCTGGTGCACGGGAAAGAAACAAGACAATGGGAGATGTGACTTTACAAACAGGCTGTCAAGGGCACGACGTGACGACTGCAACTGTTTATACTGAAATAAGCTATAATCTGTATTGTGTAAAAGGTGCCTATTATGATAAAATGGGTTTCATACTGTATGTGGCGATTGTGTCACCTCTGTGATTCtcactgcagaaagaaaaaaaacaaaaaacaaaaacaaccatgCTCTAGCACTACTACTCAAGTACATCCATGATTTCATATGTATAGCCTATGAATTAGAATCAAAATGGGTCTCTTTGTTAAAATCATTGAACCAGCTTCTGCTACAGGGTAGCGTCCCTCGCCCTTTTCCTTTTGCACAACCTGCCTCTTACATGTGTTGAATATTGTAGGGTGGTTTCAAAGCTCTTATTATAAGCTCTTCAAGGAGAAAGACTCTGACtgttatgatatgatatgatatgatatgatatgatatgatatgatatgatatgactgAGATAAGATGACCTATATGAAACATATTCCTGTTCCTAAGATGCTGTCAGATATAATAGTGTATGATATGATACTATTGACGGGGATGCAGGTCTTCCATGGTATCTATTTAAACTTATTCTTTTTAAACCCTGTTaaaaattttaataatattagactttattttattttggatgtggatagatatatatataaaaaaaagaaatacaaagtttcttgatttttttagaACCTGTGGCGAAGATAGCATTTCTTTCAAGTGATTCTTTAAGAATTTACGAGAGATTTATGGCTCTGTGCATGGTATTAATGTTGTTTATCACAATATACCTCCATGTGTCTTGGATTTAACCGGACATTGTACCTGTATGTAACTTGAGGTGATCATCTACTGAGGTCGACATGAATGATGAATTGCACACAATACTACTGTAGATGTTAGCCTTCATGCAAGCAGTATTCTGGGACTGATGGATAGTTTGATTATTTGACACACTGATGTCTTATTAGGTAGCAGATGAGGCAGACAGAGTCCCTCaatatgatgttattttttatcataTGATGCCTATGTGTGCTTCTATATTTTCacttacatactgtattttCCCTCTTTTGAAGCCAGGTTGAGAAGTGGAAAGTTTTGTACAGGAAACGAAGGCCAAAGGGTGTAAAATAAGCTACATCTTCATCTTATATTCCAGTAGAAATAGCTTTTTCCTGACGCTCTCCTGTCTGTGACTGCAGTTACATGGGTTCAAAACATTGGATTTTCAACTTGGGACACGTGCGCCGGTTCTCCCTCGGCGAAATATGGAACAGCTATCATGTGGAATCAGATTATTACTCATCTTTAATCAgccatgaaaacagaaaatgtgtccAAAAGAGGGATAAAATTGCATTATTTGTTCCTGTGTAATTGCAGCATGTCTCCCcctagtgtgtctgtgtctgctgacCTGCATTGAAACTAGGACCATGTCTCTATGGAGAGattaacttatttttttctgtatttatttattaaaatggattaaatcaACAGGAATGTGTGCGATGTGAGGATTTAACAGAGAATGTGGGTTAGGCCTCGTGCCTGATGATCCACGGTGGAGACCCAGCTGAAGGGGAATCCTCTTTGACCTGGGAGGACTCCTTGGCCTAAATGTGCTATGGCAGAACTACTCTGATAGACGGGGGTGGATATTCCAACCACACAAGCACAATGTCTATTTAATCTGGAAAACAAAGTGACTAAAATCCCAAAGCAATGGCAAGTATGGTAAATTTTAGAATACACTGCACTGACCgccaacacacagccacatattCCATGTGCACCACTCAGTAAcgctgaaataaatgaaatccaTTCAGACTCTAATGAAAAACATATGGAATAgtgaatggactgcatttctatagcactttgcTAGTCTACTAGTCCACTTTGCATTA is a genomic window containing:
- the snrkb gene encoding SNF related kinase b, whose translation is MDSTEDMSSTQNELDHLDGRAGSTRSDLSGLYHLGRTLGRGHFAVVKLARHVTTGQLVAIKMIDKTKLDIMATSHLLQEVRCMKLVQHPNVVRLYEVIDTPTTLYLVMELAEGGDLYDYILRHEGGVAEHTAKRHFAQIVRAVAYCHQLHVVHRDLKPENVVFFPQQGAVKLTDFGFSNLFQPGMMLATSCGSLAYSAPEILLGEEYDAPAVDIWSLGVILYMLVCGVPPFQESNDSETLVMILDCRYSIPEHVSDECKDLIFRMLQRDPSRRASLEEIEAHPWLQGLDDALLSPEDPPSWLSGALSPSSPRPGVPECGDLLAARPPSQQAFPGPWQPGLSLSLRPPPPEEPPITKTLAALQQICEEEEEEEEEEEDEGLASRPLLIAEEEATEEGQAERSVEGAEQKDEKREQREIVKDRKEMDLEAEIDGDVGSDDGNDPTSQTPEVPRLSPPGFMGVQCCQGQPDPTSAEETKDDETEPNNNTNKPESDCHLSPISSLPTPSAGLNGMEAQRTGGGGQDERREEGSHIALGGSREAGPEAASRAEPGKGRSVKLRERLFQFPLCEKALAFNIPTHNKTKILPLAQYNCCHVL